A single Eubalaena glacialis isolate mEubGla1 chromosome 18, mEubGla1.1.hap2.+ XY, whole genome shotgun sequence DNA region contains:
- the KLK10 gene encoding kallikrein-10 isoform X1, which translates to MRPSHLHPSAAAAGPWGLENLLLPLLMTQLWVAEALLLPGNDTGSLSMAFGGTCPRSSQPWHVSLFDGFSFHCAGVLVDRSWVLTAAHCGNNKRLWARVGDDHLLLLQGEQLRRTSFPIIHPKYDKGSGPILPGRTDEHDLMLLRLTWPVVLGSRIQPLRLSYHCAQPGDQCQVAGWGTTTSRRVKYTKSLSCSMVTILSPEECEVFYPGVVTDNMMCAGLNKGQDPCLGDSGGPLVCDGTLQGILSWGAYPCVSGQHPAVYTKICKYRYWIEKIIRSN; encoded by the exons ATGAGACCCTCACACCTCCacccctccgccgccgccgccggccctTGGGGCCTCGAGAACCTTCTGCTGCCGCTACTGATGACGCAACTCTGGG tCGCGGAGGCTCTGCTGCTCCCCGGAAACGACACAGGCTCGCTCTCCATGGCCTTCGGCGGCACTTGCCCTCGCAGCTCGCAGCCCTGGCATGTGTCCCTCTTCGATGGCTTCTCGTTCCACTGCGCCGGCGTCCTGGTGGACAGGAGTTGGGTGCTCACGGCTGCGCACTGCGGGAACAATAA GCGTCTGTGGGCTCGAGTTGGGGATGACCACCTGCTGCTTCTCCAGGGAGAGCAGCTCCGCAGGACCTCTTTTCCTATCATCCACCCCAAGTACGACAAGGGCTCGGGCCCCATCCTGCCCGGGCGAACAGATGAACATGACCTCATGCTGCTGCGTCTGACCTGGCCCGTTGTGCTGGGGTCTCGAATCCAGCCTCTACGCCTGTCCTATCACTGTGCCCAGCCCGGAGACCAGTGCCAGGTCGCCGGCTGGGGCACCACAACCTCCCGAAGAG TGAAGTACACCAAGAGCCTGAGTTGCTCCATGGTCACTATCCTGAGCCCTGAAGAGTGTGAGGTCTTCTATCCTGGTGTGGTCACCGACAACATGATGTGTGCAGGACTCAACAAGGGTCAGGACCCCTGCCTG ggtgACTCGGGTGGCCCTCTGGTCTGTGATGGGACCCTTCAGGGCATCCTTTCATGGGGCGCTTACCCCTGCGTCTCTGGTCAGCATCCAGCTGTCTACACCAAGATCTGCAAATACCGCTACTGGATAGAGAAAATCATCCGCTCCAACTGA
- the KLK10 gene encoding kallikrein-10 isoform X2, which yields MRPSHLHPSAAAAGPWGLENLLLPLLMTQLWVAEALLLPGNDTGSLSMAFGGTCPRSSQPWHVSLFDGFSFHCAGVLVDRSWVLTAAHCGNNKRLWARVGDDHLLLLQGEQLRRTSFPIIHPKYDKGSGPILPGRTDEHDLMLLRLTWPVVLGSRIQPLRLSYHCAQPGDQCQVAGWGTTTSRRVKYTKSLSCSMVTILSPEECEVFYPGVVTDNMMCAGLNKG from the exons ATGAGACCCTCACACCTCCacccctccgccgccgccgccggccctTGGGGCCTCGAGAACCTTCTGCTGCCGCTACTGATGACGCAACTCTGGG tCGCGGAGGCTCTGCTGCTCCCCGGAAACGACACAGGCTCGCTCTCCATGGCCTTCGGCGGCACTTGCCCTCGCAGCTCGCAGCCCTGGCATGTGTCCCTCTTCGATGGCTTCTCGTTCCACTGCGCCGGCGTCCTGGTGGACAGGAGTTGGGTGCTCACGGCTGCGCACTGCGGGAACAATAA GCGTCTGTGGGCTCGAGTTGGGGATGACCACCTGCTGCTTCTCCAGGGAGAGCAGCTCCGCAGGACCTCTTTTCCTATCATCCACCCCAAGTACGACAAGGGCTCGGGCCCCATCCTGCCCGGGCGAACAGATGAACATGACCTCATGCTGCTGCGTCTGACCTGGCCCGTTGTGCTGGGGTCTCGAATCCAGCCTCTACGCCTGTCCTATCACTGTGCCCAGCCCGGAGACCAGTGCCAGGTCGCCGGCTGGGGCACCACAACCTCCCGAAGAG TGAAGTACACCAAGAGCCTGAGTTGCTCCATGGTCACTATCCTGAGCCCTGAAGAGTGTGAGGTCTTCTATCCTGGTGTGGTCACCGACAACATGATGTGTGCAGGACTCAACAAGG ggtgA